The following is a genomic window from Pygocentrus nattereri isolate fPygNat1 chromosome 8, fPygNat1.pri, whole genome shotgun sequence.
GACAACCATAATTTTCCCTACTTTCAGATACTTAATACAAGTCTGTTTTCAAAAATGGGATCCTGCATGTAGCATCAAGTATATGCAAACATGTATATGCTCTAATAACCtgataatactgaacttaatcAGTGTGGGTGGCAACACTTACTGAAACcaaacctggtcctggagcAGTCTGCAGGATTTAGCTCGAAACCTTATCTACCTGATCAAGATATATTAAGATGCCTCTTAAAAGCATCATCTAAGAGTCAAATTAGATCTTAACACACTCTCCATGGTGGTACATCTCCAGCACCAGGAACGGGCACCCCTAATGAAGCCCAGATCTGTAACAGTGAAAGTCTCAAAAGTGGCCAATGCTGTCTCTGCTGAAGAGCCCTCGTATCAGACAAGAATGATAAGTTGGGTCTCTAAAGCAGGCTGTTACTCTCAGCAGGATAATGGCAGTACTTCCACAAAATGAAGCACTGTAATTGCGTCCTGCTTTAAACAAATGTTCTCTAGTGGGCGAATCGGCCCATCACCAGCATGCATCGGGTTCCCAAAGCCAGTGAGAAAGAATCTGTGCGCTGTTATCATCCCTAATATAACACCGACAATTAACTATGTGGGATGAGATGAAGCACAAATATGTTCAAAACGTCTACACAACCTGAGGTCCTTGGACTATGAGAATCTCCATCACAGACAGTCACACGAACCATAATCGCCAGTCTGAGCCAGAGCTAGCAAATTCTCTGCGGGCAACTGAAAGGACAGCTAACATAATTTAGCTCTCCATTCAAGCTATAACGTCAGTAGAAACTGCGGGTATTTCCTACCGGATCTTGTTACCAGTCTTCATTCGGATCCACTGTGGAATCGGTCtattctgcttctgcttcttggCGAGGAAGCGCTTGATCCTGAAAG
Proteins encoded in this region:
- the rpl39 gene encoding 60S ribosomal protein L39; this translates as MASHKTFRIKRFLAKKQKQNRPIPQWIRMKTGNKIRYNSKRRHWRRTKLGL